From Juglans regia cultivar Chandler chromosome 6, Walnut 2.0, whole genome shotgun sequence, the proteins below share one genomic window:
- the LOC108985245 gene encoding actin-interacting protein 1-2-like: MTQLAETYACVPTTERGRGILISGSPKSNTILYTNGRSVIILNLDNPLDVSVYAEHAYPATVARFSPNCEWIASADVSGAVRIWGTRNEFVLKKEFKVLSGRIDDLQWSPDGMRIVACGEGKGKSFVRAFMWDSGTNVGEFDGHSRRVLSCAFKPTRPFRIVTCGEDFLVNFYEGPPFKFKLSHRDHSNFANCVRFSPDGSKFITVSSDKKGIIYDGKSAEKIGELSSEDGHKGSIYAVSWSPDGKKVLTVSADKSAKIWDISEDGNGKVKKTLTSPGSGGVEDMLVGCLWQNDHLVTVSLAGTISLFSAADLDKAPILLSGHMKNVTSLAILKNDPKVIVSSSYDGLMVKWIPGVGYSGRLQRKDNSQIKCLAAIEEEIVTSGFDNKIWRVSVHGDQCGDADSVDIGTQPKDLSLALLSPEIALVSTDSGVVMLHGTKVVSTINLGFTVTASAIAPDGMEAIIGGQDGKLHIYSITGDTLKEEAVLEKHRGAVSVIRYSPDVSMFASGDLNREVVVWDHVSREVKLKNMLYHTARVNCLAWSPNSSMVATGSLDTCVIIYEVDKPASSRLTIKGAHLGGVYGLAFTDQYSVVSSGEDACVRVWRLTPQS; the protein is encoded by the exons ATGACTCAACTCGCAGAGACCTACGCGTGCGTCCCAACCACCGAGCGCGGCCGGGGGATCTTGATCTCCGGCAGCCCTAAATCTAACACCATCTTATATACTAATGGCAGATCCGTGATCATCCTCAACCTCGACAACCCTCTCGACGTCTCCGTCTATGCCGAGCACGCCTACCCTGCCACCGTCGCCCGATTTTCCCCCAACTGCGAGTGGATCGCctccgccgacgtctccggggCCGTTCGAATCTGGGGGACGCGCAACGAGTTCGTTTTGAAGAAGGAGTTCAAGGTCCTCTCCGGTCGGATTGACGATCTCCAGTGGTCCCCCGACGGGATGAGGATCGTCGCCTGCGGCGAAGGCAAAGGAAAATCCTTCGTTCGCGCTTTCAT GTGGGATTCAGGGACAAATGTTGGTGAGTTTGACGGGCACTCTAGGCGAGTATTAAGCTGTGCGTTCAAGCCGACAAGGCCATTTCGGATCGTCACATGCGGAGAGGATTTCCTGGTGAATTTTTACGAAGGACCGCCTTTTAAATTCAAGCTATCCCACAG GGATCACTCAAATTTTGCTAATTGTGTAAGATTTTCCCCAGATGGCAGTAAGTTCATCACTGTAAGCTCTGATAAGAAAGGTATAATATATGATGGCAAAAGTGCTGAGAAGATCGGGGAGCTGTCCTCTGAAGATGGCCACAAGGGCAGCATTTATGCTGTTAGCTGGAGCCCTGATGGTAAAAAG GTTCTGACCGTGTCTGCTGACAAATCTGCGAAGATATGGGACATATCTGAGGATGGTAATGGGAAGGTGAAGAAAACGTTGACTTCTCCAGGTTCTGGTGGTGTGGAAGACATGCTAGTTGGTTGTCTTTGGCAAAATGATCATCTTGTAACTGTTTCTCTTGCCGGCACAATTAGCTTGTTCTCTGCAGCTGATCTTGATAAAGCTCCAATATTATTGTCTGGacatatgaaaaatgttacctCATTAGCCATTCTAAAAAATGACCCAAAAGTTATAGTATCTAGCAGCTATGACGGTTTGATGGTCAAATGGATTCCAGGTGTTGGATATAGCGGGAGACTACAGAGGAAAGATAATTCTCAAATCAAATGTTTGGCAGCTATTGAAGAAGAGATCGTTACATCTGGATTTGACAATAAG ATATGGAGAGTTTCTGTACATGGAGATCAATGTGGAGATGCAGATTCGGTTGATATTGGCACTCAACCAAAAGACTTGAGCCTTGCCCTTCTCTCTCCTGAAATTGCCTTGGTTTCGACTGATTCTGGAGTTGTCATGCTCCATGGCACTAAGGTTGTCTCAACCATTAACCTTGGGTTCACCGTAACCGCATCTGCAATTGCACCTGATGGCATGGAAGCTATTATTGGTGGGCAGGATGGTAAATTACACATTTACTCTATCACAGGTGATACACTTAAAGAGGAGGCAGTTCTTGAGAAACACAGGGGTGCTGTTAGTGTCATACGGTACTCTCCAGATGTTTCAATGTTTGCATCAGGGGATCTCAATCGAGAAGTTGTTGTCTGGGATCATGTCTCCCGAGAG GTGAAGCTTAAGAACATGTTATACCACACTGCCCGCGTAAACTGCCTTGCTTGGTCTCCTAATAGCAGCATGGTTGCTACTGGATCACTTGACACTTGTGTCATAATATACGAAGTTGACAAGCCAGCATCTAGCCGTTTGACCATAAAGGGTGCTCACCTGGGCGGTGTTTATGGATTAGCTTTCACTGATCAGTACTCTGTGGTGAGCTCTGGTGAGGATGCCTGTGTTCGTGTTTGGAGATTGACACCTCAATCATAG